From the genome of Sphingomonas sp. HMP6, one region includes:
- a CDS encoding DUF885 domain-containing protein, with protein sequence MRSVLLAGIAALALASCASAAPEPKGSMAPLVALPTTDWKSFRDTFIEDWFKVSPADAVYQGKHDYDGGLGDWTPGGLKRQGDFLREAIDKAKAFDTAKLSKDEAFERDYLVTVASGKLFWLEDADFPHKNPAWYVNAGLDPNVYIARNYANAPTRMRAMVTFLRKIPDAAAQIKANLKTPMPLSYINFGVAAFNGFGDYYTGDAKKAFAEVKSPALQDEFDQAAAAASKAMHDLGAYLESQRPNATQDFALGAERFSRMIKQTEGVDVPLATLEAAGKADLLRNQKALAEACGQFAPGATIPACMAKMNANKPINNDPVAEARKQIPELRAFVLANDIVTIPDQEQALVEESPPYNRQNSAYIDPPGPFEKGIPSVYYISPPDPSWSKAEQDGFIPGKMDLLFTSVHEVMPGHFLQFRHANASPSIFGRLFVGYAFAEGWAHYAEEMMWEAGLHKGDAETHVGQLSNALLRNCRYLSAIGLHSGTMTQEQSRAMFVKQCYQDEGNAKQQSARGTYDPAYLNYTMGKLMIRRLREDWTATHGGRASWKAFHDEFLRYGGPPIPLVRKAMLGGDGKAVF encoded by the coding sequence ATGCGTTCAGTTTTGTTGGCCGGGATCGCGGCTCTTGCCTTGGCGTCCTGCGCCTCCGCCGCACCTGAACCCAAAGGGTCAATGGCGCCGCTCGTCGCGCTGCCGACGACCGACTGGAAGAGCTTTCGCGACACCTTCATCGAGGATTGGTTCAAGGTCTCGCCCGCCGATGCGGTGTATCAGGGGAAGCACGACTATGATGGTGGCCTCGGCGATTGGACGCCCGGTGGCCTGAAGCGGCAAGGCGATTTCCTGCGCGAGGCGATCGACAAGGCCAAGGCGTTCGACACCGCCAAGCTGAGCAAGGACGAGGCGTTCGAGCGCGATTATCTGGTGACGGTCGCGTCGGGGAAGTTGTTCTGGCTGGAAGACGCCGATTTCCCGCACAAGAACCCGGCCTGGTATGTGAATGCCGGGCTCGACCCCAACGTCTACATCGCGCGCAATTACGCCAATGCGCCGACGCGGATGCGCGCGATGGTAACCTTCCTGCGCAAAATTCCGGACGCGGCCGCGCAGATCAAGGCGAACCTTAAGACGCCGATGCCGCTCAGCTACATCAATTTCGGCGTTGCCGCGTTCAACGGATTCGGGGATTATTATACGGGCGACGCGAAGAAGGCGTTTGCCGAGGTGAAGAGCCCTGCCCTGCAGGACGAGTTCGATCAGGCGGCCGCTGCCGCGTCGAAGGCGATGCACGATCTTGGTGCCTATTTGGAGAGCCAGCGCCCGAATGCGACGCAGGATTTCGCGCTGGGCGCCGAGCGTTTCTCACGGATGATCAAGCAGACCGAGGGTGTCGACGTGCCGCTCGCCACGCTGGAGGCGGCGGGCAAGGCCGATCTGCTCCGCAACCAGAAGGCGCTGGCCGAGGCATGCGGGCAGTTCGCACCGGGTGCGACGATTCCGGCGTGCATGGCCAAGATGAACGCCAACAAGCCCATCAATAACGATCCGGTCGCCGAGGCGCGCAAGCAGATCCCGGAACTGCGCGCGTTCGTGCTGGCCAACGACATCGTAACGATCCCAGACCAGGAACAGGCGCTGGTCGAGGAGAGTCCGCCGTATAACCGGCAGAACAGCGCCTATATCGATCCGCCCGGGCCGTTCGAGAAGGGCATCCCTTCGGTCTATTACATCTCGCCGCCGGACCCGTCGTGGAGCAAGGCCGAGCAGGACGGCTTCATCCCGGGCAAGATGGATTTGCTGTTCACTTCCGTCCACGAAGTGATGCCGGGGCATTTCCTGCAATTCCGCCACGCCAATGCCTCACCCTCGATCTTCGGGCGGTTGTTCGTCGGGTACGCCTTTGCCGAGGGCTGGGCGCATTATGCCGAGGAAATGATGTGGGAAGCGGGGCTTCATAAGGGGGATGCTGAGACGCATGTCGGGCAGTTGTCGAACGCGTTGCTGCGCAATTGTCGCTATCTCTCGGCGATCGGGCTGCACAGTGGCACGATGACGCAGGAACAGTCTCGCGCGATGTTCGTCAAGCAATGCTATCAGGACGAAGGCAATGCCAAGCAGCAGTCGGCGCGCGGGACGTATGATCCGGCCTATCTGAATTACACGATGGGCAAATTGATGATCCGTAGACTGCGCGAGGATTGGACCGCCACGCATGGCGGACGCGCGTCGTGGAAGGCGTTTCACGACGAATTCCTGCGCTATGGCGGGCCGCCGATCCCATTGGTGCGCAAGGCGATGCTGGGTGGGGATGGGAAAGCGGTGTTCTAG
- a CDS encoding MFS transporter yields the protein MTTPDPTDGLPLPRRYAAIATLCLGTALIIIDGGVANIALPTIARELGVDRSAVVSVVTVYQLMLVMLLLPFAGLGERIGLKRLYQWGQLLFAVATLLCFFAKSLPFLLIVRAAQAIGAAAALSVSAALIRSTYPAKQLGSGLGINSAIVSAGAALAPTLGGFILGIAPWPWVFASAVPFGIGSLILGRALPDPPPRDTPFDVIGAIMCAAMFGLVIGGLESGVHGDSPIVSAAIVLAGALVGLYFVRRQRNTPDPILPVDLLAQPVLLLSVIGAYTAFIASMTLIISMPFRLQSEFGFTPVEMGLLMAPWPLTNIVVAPLSGWLSSKIPAGALGGIGMAISIFALILIANLPAHPSHFDVIWRMALCGAGFGTFLPPNARLIIGSAPRERAAAAGGLVSTTRLLGQTTGATLVAALLALGLGGGATPPLVAATLALIAGLCSLARLRPSIRMPPSDEVAEAVPTLKQSR from the coding sequence GTGACGACCCCCGATCCCACCGACGGTCTGCCCCTTCCCCGCCGCTACGCCGCCATCGCGACGCTGTGCCTCGGCACGGCGCTGATCATTATCGACGGCGGCGTCGCCAATATCGCGCTGCCGACGATCGCGCGCGAGCTTGGGGTAGATCGCTCGGCGGTCGTCTCGGTCGTCACTGTATACCAATTGATGCTGGTCATGCTGCTGCTGCCCTTCGCTGGCCTTGGCGAACGCATCGGCCTCAAACGGCTGTATCAATGGGGCCAGTTGCTGTTCGCGGTGGCGACGTTGCTGTGCTTCTTCGCCAAGAGCTTGCCGTTCCTGCTGATTGTCCGCGCGGCGCAGGCGATCGGCGCGGCGGCGGCGCTCAGTGTGTCGGCCGCGCTGATCCGCTCGACCTATCCCGCCAAGCAGCTCGGCAGCGGGCTCGGAATCAATTCCGCAATCGTCTCGGCGGGCGCGGCGCTTGCGCCGACGCTCGGCGGCTTCATCCTCGGAATCGCGCCATGGCCGTGGGTCTTCGCCAGCGCGGTGCCGTTCGGGATCGGCTCGCTGATCCTCGGCCGCGCGCTGCCCGATCCGCCGCCGCGCGATACACCGTTCGACGTGATCGGCGCGATTATGTGCGCGGCGATGTTCGGGCTGGTGATCGGCGGGCTGGAAAGCGGCGTGCATGGCGACAGCCCGATCGTCTCCGCCGCGATCGTGCTCGCGGGCGCGCTGGTCGGCCTCTATTTCGTTCGGCGTCAGCGCAACACGCCCGACCCGATCCTGCCGGTCGATTTGCTCGCACAACCGGTGCTGCTGCTGTCGGTGATCGGGGCCTATACCGCCTTCATCGCCTCGATGACGCTGATCATCTCGATGCCGTTCCGACTGCAAAGCGAGTTCGGCTTCACGCCCGTTGAAATGGGGCTACTGATGGCACCGTGGCCGCTGACCAACATCGTCGTCGCGCCGCTCTCGGGTTGGCTGTCCAGCAAGATTCCCGCAGGGGCGCTCGGCGGGATCGGCATGGCGATCTCGATCTTCGCGTTGATTCTCATCGCCAATCTGCCCGCCCACCCCAGCCATTTCGACGTGATCTGGCGGATGGCGCTGTGCGGCGCTGGCTTCGGGACCTTCCTGCCGCCCAATGCGCGCCTGATCATCGGCAGCGCCCCGCGCGAACGCGCCGCAGCGGCGGGCGGGCTGGTGTCGACGACCCGATTGCTCGGTCAGACCACCGGCGCGACACTGGTCGCGGCCTTGCTCGCGCTCGGCCTCGGCGGGGGCGCCACCCCGCCGCTCGTCGCCGCGACGCTCGCCCTCATCGCCGGATTGTGCAGCCTCGCCCGCCTGCGCCCGTCGATCCGCATGCCGCCGAGCGACGAGGTGGCGGAGGCGGTGCCGACGTTAAAGCAGTCGCGGTAG
- a CDS encoding pyridoxamine 5'-phosphate oxidase family protein: MSNQAEIEHKFWKALRSDMTVMLGLAGVDEGHTRPMTAQLDGDEDRGPIYFFGSKETELVSELKTDGRAIATFASKGNDVFATIHGTLSIDNDRAVIDRLWNSFVAAWYPGGKDDPSLTLLRLDADRAQVWIDASSLLAGVKMLLGVDPKQDYKDKVAEVSLA; the protein is encoded by the coding sequence ATGTCCAATCAAGCTGAAATCGAACACAAATTCTGGAAGGCCCTGCGCTCGGACATGACCGTAATGCTCGGTCTCGCCGGGGTCGACGAAGGCCATACCCGCCCGATGACCGCACAGCTCGACGGTGACGAGGATCGCGGCCCGATCTATTTCTTCGGCTCGAAGGAAACCGAACTGGTTTCGGAACTCAAGACCGACGGTCGCGCGATCGCGACCTTCGCCTCAAAGGGCAATGACGTGTTCGCGACGATTCACGGCACGCTCAGCATCGATAATGACCGCGCCGTCATCGACCGGCTGTGGAACAGCTTCGTCGCCGCCTGGTATCCCGGCGGCAAGGATGATCCCAGCCTGACCCTACTCCGCCTCGATGCCGATCGCGCGCAAGTCTGGATCGACGCGTCGAGCTTGCTGGCGGGTGTGAAGATGCTGCTCGGGGTGGACCCGAAACAAGACTATAAGGATAAGGTAGCCGAGGTTTCGCTGGCCTAA
- a CDS encoding cupin domain-containing protein → MPHPLIASLNLSPHPEGGWYRETMRQPAPDPASGCKPDTTEPRGLATAILFLLEDGQRSHWHRVDATELWLWHAGSPLTLRIDREEHLLTGDTPQAIVPAGAWQSADASRGWALVSCVVTPAFDFAGFELAPEGWSPA, encoded by the coding sequence ATGCCCCACCCGCTCATCGCCTCGCTCAACCTGTCGCCGCATCCCGAGGGCGGCTGGTACCGCGAGACGATGCGCCAGCCCGCGCCCGATCCTGCCAGCGGGTGCAAGCCCGACACAACGGAGCCGCGCGGGTTGGCGACGGCGATCCTGTTCCTGCTCGAGGATGGCCAGCGCTCGCACTGGCACCGCGTCGATGCGACCGAGCTGTGGCTGTGGCACGCCGGATCGCCCCTCACGTTGCGAATCGATCGGGAGGAGCATCTGCTAACCGGCGATACCCCGCAGGCGATCGTACCGGCGGGCGCGTGGCAATCGGCCGATGCGTCGCGCGGCTGGGCGCTGGTCAGTTGCGTGGTGACACCGGCGTTCGATTTTGCCGGTTTCGAGCTCGCGCCCGAAGGCTGGTCGCCCGCCTGA
- a CDS encoding TonB-dependent receptor: MKIPNSRAALRACALLASAAAPYAAYAEDDDQRDIVVTAQKGTSIEQAPSTKASITARQIEEQVNAVNIEDTLKYLPSLVVRKRHIGDTQAPLATRTSGVGASARSLIYADGALLSALIGNNNTSASPRWGLVSPQEVARIDVLYGPFSAAYSGNSIGAVVNITTRSPDTLEGEVNAGISLQDFKQYGTSRTLPSSNFGATLGDRFGPLAVFASYSHVTSSSQPTVYITANRPAASSVAGAATTGGYDDVNRTGAAIRVIGAGGFEHQVQDFAKLKLALDVTRDIRLTYVGGLFLNATNSTVESYLQNAAGPVYAGSLNIGGYAYTVAPTAFSGNVYRYDQRHWSHSLDLSGTSGAIDWQVIGTLYDFGRDEQRVAGTALPSATGGGAGTITRLDGTGWYTLDAKALWRAGGGHRISAGYHRDRYTLANNRYATSDWIAGPQGALNLASSGKTQTQAVWAQDAWTIAEPLTLTVGGRYEWWKAYDGVNFSPTLLPTPTILQPSRAAKRFSPKAALAWTPANDWKISLSFGQAYRFPTVTELYQSVTVGANQQSPNPTLKPERALSEELAIQRGDGDRYVRLSLFNEVISDALLSQTGLLPGGASVAFVQNIDRVRTRGVELAVVERDLLPRFDLSGSVTLVDPRICANAALPAVIGKRPPQVPLRKATIVATYRPTDAVSLTAAARYASRSYGTIDNSDPVSFTYQAFGSYVVADLRANFRVTPHWQMAVGVDNVANRKYFLFHPFPQRTLSAELSYKL; the protein is encoded by the coding sequence ATGAAGATTCCGAACTCGCGCGCCGCACTGCGCGCGTGCGCGCTGCTGGCATCCGCCGCCGCGCCTTATGCCGCTTATGCCGAAGATGACGACCAGCGCGACATCGTCGTCACCGCTCAAAAGGGCACATCAATCGAACAAGCGCCCTCTACCAAAGCCAGCATCACCGCCCGCCAGATCGAAGAACAGGTTAACGCGGTTAACATCGAGGACACCCTCAAATACCTGCCGAGCCTCGTCGTGCGCAAACGCCATATCGGCGACACGCAAGCCCCGCTCGCAACGCGAACATCGGGCGTCGGTGCCAGCGCGCGTAGCCTGATCTATGCCGATGGCGCGCTCCTGTCCGCGCTGATCGGCAACAACAACACCAGCGCCTCCCCGCGCTGGGGGCTGGTGTCGCCGCAGGAGGTGGCGCGGATCGACGTGCTCTACGGCCCCTTCTCGGCGGCCTATTCGGGCAATTCGATCGGTGCGGTCGTCAACATCACTACGCGCTCGCCCGACACGCTCGAGGGCGAGGTGAATGCCGGCATCAGCCTGCAGGACTTCAAACAATATGGCACCAGCCGCACGCTCCCGTCGTCGAATTTCGGCGCGACGCTGGGCGACCGTTTCGGCCCGCTCGCCGTGTTCGCGAGCTACAGCCATGTCACCAGCAGCAGCCAGCCGACCGTCTATATCACCGCGAACCGTCCCGCCGCCTCGAGTGTGGCCGGTGCGGCCACCACCGGCGGCTATGACGACGTCAACCGCACTGGTGCTGCGATCCGCGTGATCGGCGCGGGCGGGTTCGAACATCAGGTCCAGGATTTCGCCAAGCTCAAACTGGCACTCGACGTCACCCGCGACATCCGTCTCACCTATGTCGGGGGGCTGTTCCTGAACGCCACCAATTCAACCGTCGAAAGTTATCTGCAGAACGCCGCGGGGCCGGTCTATGCCGGATCGCTCAACATCGGCGGTTATGCCTACACCGTCGCGCCGACCGCCTTTTCGGGCAATGTCTATCGCTACGACCAGCGGCATTGGTCGCACAGCCTCGATCTCAGCGGCACCAGCGGCGCGATCGATTGGCAAGTGATCGGCACGCTTTACGATTTCGGGCGCGACGAACAGCGCGTGGCGGGCACCGCCCTCCCCAGCGCGACCGGCGGTGGCGCGGGCACGATCACCCGGCTCGACGGCACCGGCTGGTACACGCTCGACGCTAAGGCGCTGTGGCGCGCGGGCGGCGGCCACCGCATCAGCGCGGGCTATCACCGCGACCGCTACACGCTCGCCAACAATCGCTACGCCACCAGCGACTGGATTGCCGGCCCGCAAGGCGCACTCAACCTCGCCTCCAGCGGCAAGACCCAGACGCAAGCGGTGTGGGCACAGGATGCCTGGACGATCGCCGAGCCGCTGACGCTGACGGTTGGCGGCCGCTACGAATGGTGGAAGGCGTATGACGGCGTGAACTTCTCGCCGACCTTGCTGCCCACGCCCACCATCCTGCAGCCATCGCGCGCGGCCAAGCGCTTCTCGCCCAAGGCGGCGCTCGCCTGGACTCCGGCAAACGACTGGAAGATTTCGCTCTCGTTCGGTCAGGCCTATCGCTTCCCGACCGTCACCGAACTCTATCAATCGGTCACGGTCGGCGCGAACCAGCAGTCGCCCAACCCGACGCTCAAGCCCGAACGCGCGCTGTCGGAGGAACTGGCGATCCAGCGCGGGGATGGCGATCGCTATGTCCGTCTGTCGCTGTTCAACGAGGTGATCAGCGACGCCTTGCTCTCGCAGACCGGGCTGCTGCCGGGCGGCGCGAGCGTCGCGTTCGTGCAGAATATCGACCGCGTCCGCACGCGCGGCGTCGAGCTGGCGGTGGTCGAGCGCGATCTGCTGCCGCGCTTCGACCTGTCGGGCAGCGTCACGCTGGTCGATCCGCGCATCTGCGCCAACGCCGCACTCCCCGCCGTGATCGGCAAGCGCCCGCCGCAAGTGCCGCTGCGCAAGGCGACGATCGTCGCGACCTATCGCCCGACCGACGCGGTCTCGCTCACCGCCGCCGCGCGCTATGCCAGCCGCAGCTACGGCACGATCGACAATAGCGACCCGGTGTCGTTCACCTATCAGGCCTTCGGCAGCTATGTCGTCGCCGATCTGCGCGCCAATTTCCGCGTGACGCCGCACTGGCAGATGGCGGTCGGCGTGGACAATGTCGCCAACCGCAAATACTTCCTGTTCCACCCTTTTCCACAGCGCACGTTGAGCGCCGAGCTGAGCTACAAATTGTAA
- a CDS encoding phosphatase PAP2 family protein → MRVSIPTTSLFAIQAPPYPGSTAQRGLIDGHWIAIGLALSVMCVAALLFDARMTVDPRSPVTWGFAGVLLLFGVTRLVFRTPRSAAQRVARDLSESVGLFIGISLLGATATYPLAADTNGSIDPLLQSVDAALHFNWVAWYQTVAAHRALQLLGTAAYQSIFVTPALILGYCAWSDRRAEARGFIATFWLAAVVTLLLFRFMPAIGPLATLWHGPISYLPESALYEADLFPLLRAGNPYIVDLSALRGLVSVPSFHTASGVVYIAAAWPMARLRWPVLVLTSAMLLATPVEGTHYLADMLAGAAVAMVAVLTVAAIRRRLA, encoded by the coding sequence ATGCGCGTGTCGATCCCGACCACTTCCCTCTTCGCCATCCAAGCGCCGCCTTACCCGGGCAGCACGGCGCAGCGCGGGCTGATCGACGGGCATTGGATCGCCATCGGCCTTGCACTGAGCGTGATGTGCGTCGCCGCGCTGCTGTTCGATGCGCGCATGACGGTCGACCCGCGCTCGCCCGTCACCTGGGGCTTTGCCGGCGTGCTGCTGCTGTTCGGCGTGACTCGCTTGGTGTTCCGCACCCCGCGCAGCGCAGCGCAGCGTGTTGCGCGCGATCTCAGTGAATCCGTCGGCCTGTTCATCGGCATCTCGCTGCTCGGCGCAACCGCAACCTATCCACTGGCCGCCGACACAAACGGCTCGATCGATCCGCTGCTGCAATCGGTCGATGCCGCGCTGCATTTCAATTGGGTCGCCTGGTATCAGACGGTCGCGGCGCATCGCGCGCTGCAACTGCTCGGCACGGCCGCCTATCAGAGCATCTTCGTCACCCCGGCGCTGATCCTCGGCTATTGCGCCTGGTCGGATCGGCGGGCCGAGGCGCGCGGCTTCATCGCGACCTTCTGGCTCGCGGCGGTGGTGACGCTGCTGCTGTTCCGCTTCATGCCCGCCATCGGCCCGCTCGCGACGCTGTGGCACGGCCCGATCTCGTATCTGCCCGAAAGCGCTTTGTACGAGGCCGATCTGTTCCCGCTGCTGCGCGCGGGCAATCCATATATCGTAGATCTCAGCGCGCTCCGCGGGCTCGTCTCGGTACCCAGTTTCCATACCGCGAGCGGCGTCGTCTACATCGCCGCCGCCTGGCCGATGGCGCGGCTACGCTGGCCGGTGCTGGTGCTCACCAGCGCAATGCTGCTGGCGACCCCGGTGGAGGGCACGCATTATCTGGCGGACATGCTGGCGGGCGCAGCGGTCGCGATGGTCGCGGTGCTGACCGTCGCGGCGATCCGTCGCCGTCTGGCTTAA
- a CDS encoding DUF3147 family protein, translating to MLYLALKALLSGILIAAASTLAKRYPGFGALVASLPLVSVLGMIWLWNDKPDSANMAAHVQATFWYILPSLPMFLVIPALLRAGVGFWPSLGIGCALTVALYSAMVALAPRFGIAL from the coding sequence ATGCTCTACCTCGCGCTCAAAGCCCTTCTCTCCGGCATCCTCATCGCCGCCGCCTCGACGCTGGCGAAGCGCTATCCCGGGTTCGGCGCGCTGGTCGCGTCGCTGCCGCTCGTGTCGGTACTCGGCATGATCTGGCTGTGGAACGACAAGCCCGACAGTGCCAACATGGCGGCGCATGTCCAGGCGACCTTTTGGTACATCCTGCCCTCGCTGCCGATGTTTCTGGTCATCCCGGCGCTGCTACGGGCCGGCGTCGGTTTCTGGCCTTCGCTCGGGATCGGCTGCGCGCTGACCGTCGCGCTTTATTCGGCGATGGTCGCGCTCGCGCCGCGCTTCGGGATCGCCCTGTAA
- a CDS encoding type II toxin-antitoxin system RelE/ParE family toxin, whose protein sequence is MEIESIRHKALRAFAETGRTKGLPGNLVERLRNMLAYLDAIAGPDELKVPPSFGAHLLTGDRAGIWSLTVTKNWRMTFRINANGAIEDLDLEDYH, encoded by the coding sequence GTGGAGATCGAAAGCATCCGTCACAAAGCGTTGCGCGCTTTCGCGGAAACTGGTCGGACAAAAGGCTTGCCTGGCAATTTGGTCGAGAGATTGCGCAATATGCTGGCCTATCTCGATGCTATCGCGGGACCGGACGAATTGAAGGTGCCGCCGAGTTTCGGCGCGCACCTTTTGACCGGCGACCGGGCAGGCATCTGGTCGCTGACGGTGACGAAGAATTGGCGGATGACGTTTCGCATCAACGCGAACGGCGCGATCGAAGACCTCGATCTGGAGGATTATCACTGA
- a CDS encoding HigA family addiction module antitoxin, translating to MAIKLHSSFAVHPGAWLRAEIVTPHGLSVTDAAAKLHVTRQAMSNLLGGRAGLSAEMAIRFEKAFGLSADTLMRMQAAHDLAAARARAGEIDVERVAACL from the coding sequence ATGGCGATCAAGCTTCATTCCAGTTTCGCGGTCCACCCCGGCGCGTGGTTGCGCGCCGAGATCGTCACGCCGCACGGCCTGTCGGTAACTGACGCGGCGGCGAAGCTGCACGTCACGCGGCAAGCGATGAGCAATTTGCTCGGCGGGCGGGCAGGACTGTCGGCGGAAATGGCAATCCGCTTCGAAAAGGCCTTCGGGCTGAGCGCCGATACGCTGATGCGGATGCAGGCGGCGCATGATCTGGCAGCGGCTCGGGCGCGGGCGGGGGAGATCGATGTGGAGCGGGTGGCGGCGTGCCTATGA
- a CDS encoding ATP-dependent helicase, producing the protein MYHNAKGSARFGLPAGYPFPKCSRVTQLDTLPADPPYLRGLNAPQREAVLTTEGPVLVLAGAGTGKTAALTARLAHLLNTRKAWPSEILSVTFTNKAAREMRHRVGRLVGDVVEGMPWLGTFHAIGAKMLRRHAELVGLQSNFTILDTDDQLRLLKQLIQAADLDEKRWPARSLAGLIDGWKNKGLTPSQIDAGESELYANGRGQELYAAYQARLIALNACDFGDLLLHMLVILKRDRDVLADYQRKFKYIMVDEYQDTNSVQYLWLRLLAQERKNIACVGDDDQSIYSWRGAQVENILKFEKDFPGAKIIRLEQNYRSTPHILGAASGVIANNSGRLGKQLWTELDAGEKVKVLGVWDGPEEARRVGEEIDTAQRAGKSLDDIAILVRAQHQTREFEDRFIATGINYRIVGGFRFYERAEIRDALAYLRVVAQPSDDLAFDRIVNVPKRGLGDKAVARVHQLARAQGVPLVTAAARILDTDELTGAARKSLGNLVIDMARWRAQVTEIPHGDLARIILDESGYTGVLQAEKSVEAAGRLENLTELVRAMEEYESLGAFLEHVSLVMDNEAAAEEPKVTIMTIHAAKGLEYDTVFLVGWEEGLFPSQRALDEGGTNSLEEERRLAYVAITRARRRAIILHAANRRIYGQWTSSIPSRFVGELPLEHIESESSMAGGESLWRANWSERADPFADVARGTGRGPGWQRAAGVDTVKPGGSYTQRTFTREPSRVRESSAPAVSIGNSGRADVSVGLRVFHQKFGYGLIAEIEGNKLEIDFETAGRKRVMDSFVTVGE; encoded by the coding sequence ATGTACCACAACGCCAAGGGTTCCGCGCGGTTCGGCTTGCCCGCGGGGTACCCGTTCCCTAAGTGTTCACGCGTGACTCAGCTCGATACCCTCCCCGCCGATCCCCCCTATCTTCGCGGCCTCAACGCGCCGCAGCGTGAGGCCGTGCTCACCACCGAAGGCCCGGTCCTCGTCCTTGCCGGCGCGGGCACCGGCAAGACCGCCGCGCTTACCGCGCGCCTCGCGCACCTGCTCAACACGCGCAAAGCCTGGCCGAGCGAGATCCTCAGCGTCACCTTCACCAACAAGGCCGCGCGCGAGATGCGCCACCGCGTCGGGCGGCTGGTCGGCGATGTTGTCGAGGGGATGCCGTGGCTCGGCACCTTCCACGCGATCGGCGCGAAGATGCTGCGCCGCCATGCCGAGCTGGTCGGCCTGCAAAGCAACTTCACCATCCTCGACACCGACGATCAATTGCGCTTGCTCAAGCAACTCATCCAGGCCGCCGACCTCGACGAAAAGCGCTGGCCCGCGCGCTCGCTCGCCGGGCTGATCGACGGATGGAAGAATAAGGGCCTGACCCCGTCGCAAATCGATGCGGGCGAGTCCGAACTCTACGCAAACGGCCGCGGCCAGGAACTCTACGCCGCCTATCAGGCCCGCCTGATCGCGCTCAACGCCTGCGATTTCGGCGATTTGCTGCTCCACATGCTCGTCATCCTGAAGCGCGACCGCGACGTGCTCGCCGACTATCAGCGCAAATTCAAATACATCATGGTCGACGAGTATCAGGACACCAACAGCGTCCAGTATCTCTGGCTGCGGCTGTTGGCGCAGGAACGCAAGAACATCGCCTGCGTCGGTGACGATGACCAGTCGATCTATTCCTGGCGCGGTGCGCAGGTCGAGAACATCCTGAAATTCGAAAAGGATTTCCCCGGCGCGAAGATCATTCGGCTCGAGCAGAATTACCGCTCGACCCCGCACATCCTCGGCGCGGCATCGGGCGTGATCGCCAACAATTCGGGGCGCCTCGGTAAGCAGCTGTGGACCGAGCTCGACGCGGGCGAAAAGGTCAAGGTGCTCGGCGTGTGGGACGGTCCCGAGGAAGCGCGCCGCGTCGGTGAGGAAATCGACACCGCGCAACGCGCCGGAAAGAGCCTCGACGACATCGCCATCCTGGTCCGCGCGCAGCACCAGACGCGCGAGTTCGAGGACCGCTTCATCGCGACCGGCATCAATTACCGCATCGTCGGCGGCTTCCGCTTCTACGAACGCGCCGAAATCCGCGATGCGCTGGCGTACCTCCGCGTCGTCGCGCAGCCGTCGGACGATCTCGCCTTCGACCGCATCGTCAACGTCCCCAAACGCGGCCTCGGCGACAAGGCGGTCGCGCGCGTCCACCAACTCGCCCGCGCGCAAGGCGTGCCGCTCGTCACCGCCGCCGCCCGCATCCTCGACACCGACGAGCTCACCGGCGCGGCGCGCAAATCGCTCGGCAACCTCGTCATCGACATGGCGCGATGGCGCGCGCAAGTCACCGAAATCCCGCACGGCGACCTCGCGCGCATCATTCTCGACGAAAGCGGCTACACCGGCGTCCTCCAGGCCGAGAAATCGGTCGAGGCGGCAGGCCGCCTCGAAAACCTCACCGAACTCGTCCGCGCGATGGAGGAGTATGAAAGCCTCGGCGCGTTCCTCGAACATGTCAGCCTCGTGATGGACAATGAAGCCGCCGCCGAGGAACCCAAGGTCACGATCATGACGATCCACGCCGCCAAGGGCCTCGAATATGACACGGTCTTCCTCGTCGGCTGGGAGGAAGGCCTGTTCCCTTCGCAACGCGCGCTCGACGAAGGCGGCACCAACAGCCTCGAGGAGGAACGCCGCTTGGCGTATGTCGCGATCACCCGCGCCCGCCGCCGCGCGATCATCCTCCACGCCGCCAACCGCCGCATCTACGGCCAATGGACCAGCAGCATCCCGAGCCGCTTCGTCGGCGAATTGCCCTTGGAACATATCGAATCGGAATCGAGCATGGCCGGCGGCGAGAGCCTGTGGCGCGCAAATTGGTCCGAACGCGCCGACCCCTTCGCCGACGTTGCCCGCGGCACCGGGAGAGGCCCCGGCTGGCAACGCGCGGCGGGAGTCGACACGGTAAAACCGGGCGGCAGCTACACCCAACGCACCTTCACCCGCGAACCCTCCCGCGTCCGCGAATCCAGCGCCCCCGCCGTCAGCATCGGCAATTCCGGCCGCGCGGATGTGTCGGTCGGCCTGCGCGTCTTCCACCAGAAATTCGGCTACGGGCTTATTGCGGAAATCGAAGGCAACAAGCTGGAGATTGATTTCGAAACCGCCGGGCGAAAGCGGGTGATGGATAGCTTTGTGACGGTGGGGGAGTGA